The proteins below are encoded in one region of uncultured Eubacteriales bacterium:
- a CDS encoding Amino acid ABC transporter amino acid-binding protein, whose translation MKKLSCLLLALSLVFALTACGGTGGDAGSSASPSAGAVKSGVEDGVLTIALECAYAPYNWAQDDDSNGAVPIKGSTQYANGYDIMMAKKLCEANGWELEVVQSDWDSLVPAVQTGTVDAVIAGQSMTAERAEQVDFAGPYFYASIVCVTKADSPYASAKGLSDLKGASGTAQIATIWYNDCLPQVKGANIIAASETAPAMLMALETGMVDFVCTDMPTAQGAVAAYPDMKILDFSGSDDNFQVDEGQINIGISVMKGNTVLKDALDKVLSTMTADDFNSLMAEAIKVQPITEG comes from the coding sequence ATGAAGAAGCTCTCCTGTCTGCTCCTGGCCCTGTCCCTTGTCTTTGCTCTCACTGCCTGCGGCGGCACAGGTGGCGACGCGGGCAGTTCCGCCTCCCCCAGCGCCGGCGCCGTCAAGTCCGGTGTGGAGGATGGCGTGCTCACCATCGCGCTGGAGTGCGCCTACGCCCCCTACAACTGGGCCCAGGACGACGACTCCAACGGTGCCGTGCCCATCAAGGGCAGCACCCAGTATGCCAACGGCTATGACATCATGATGGCCAAAAAGCTCTGCGAGGCCAACGGCTGGGAGCTTGAGGTCGTCCAGTCCGACTGGGACTCCCTGGTCCCCGCCGTCCAGACCGGCACGGTAGACGCCGTCATCGCCGGCCAGTCCATGACCGCCGAGCGCGCTGAACAGGTGGACTTTGCCGGCCCCTATTTCTATGCCAGCATCGTCTGTGTCACCAAGGCCGACAGCCCCTACGCCTCCGCCAAGGGCCTCTCTGACCTGAAGGGTGCCTCCGGCACCGCTCAGATCGCCACCATCTGGTATAACGACTGCCTGCCCCAGGTCAAGGGTGCCAATATCATAGCTGCGTCCGAGACCGCCCCCGCCATGCTCATGGCGCTGGAGACCGGCATGGTGGACTTCGTCTGCACCGACATGCCCACCGCCCAGGGCGCCGTGGCCGCCTATCCCGATATGAAGATTCTGGACTTCTCCGGCAGTGATGACAATTTCCAGGTGGATGAGGGCCAGATCAACATCGGCATCTCCGTGATGAAGGGTAATACCGTCCTCAAGGACGCACTGGACAAGGTTCTCTCCACCATGACCGCCGACGACTTCAATAGCCTCATGGCCGAGGCCATCAAGGTCCAGCCTATCACTGAGGGCTAA
- a CDS encoding conserved membrane hypothetical protein (Evidence 4 : Homologs of previously reported genes of unknown function) yields the protein MMGFVYKDFLVLRRQILLYLLFVGVYAALVISGVFGPYILPALLVVIGLMLPMSSMSYDDLARWDKYAAATPFGRQGIVAGKYLFALLCILGSAVLVLILMLALSLTGLMEASAAETCLTVLGCIGSALTLDAILLPLLFKFGTEKSRVILMILFAAVFGGSAVVGSLTEKFSPLPAPPSWLLASLPVTLALIAVGGFVVSYFVSQAIFAKKEL from the coding sequence ATGATGGGCTTTGTATATAAGGACTTTCTCGTGCTGCGCCGCCAGATTCTGCTGTACCTACTCTTCGTAGGCGTCTATGCCGCCCTGGTTATCTCCGGCGTCTTCGGCCCCTATATCCTGCCCGCCCTCCTGGTGGTGATTGGCCTGATGCTGCCCATGTCCTCCATGTCCTATGACGACCTGGCCCGCTGGGACAAGTACGCAGCCGCCACCCCCTTCGGCAGACAGGGCATCGTGGCAGGCAAGTATCTCTTCGCCCTTCTATGCATCCTGGGCAGCGCGGTTTTGGTGTTAATCCTCATGCTGGCGCTCTCCCTCACCGGCCTGATGGAGGCTTCGGCCGCTGAAACCTGCCTCACCGTCCTGGGCTGCATCGGGTCCGCCCTGACTCTCGACGCCATCCTTCTCCCCCTCCTCTTTAAGTTTGGCACGGAGAAGAGCCGCGTCATCCTAATGATTCTGTTTGCCGCCGTCTTCGGCGGCTCTGCCGTGGTAGGCTCCCTCACGGAGAAATTTTCCCCCCTCCCCGCGCCCCCCTCCTGGCTCCTCGCCTCCCTCCCCGTGACCCTGGCTCTCATCGCCGTCGGCGGTTTCGTGGTGTCCTACTTCGTATCACAGGCCATTTTTGCCAAAAAGGAGCTGTAA